From Zavarzinella sp., one genomic window encodes:
- a CDS encoding metallophosphoesterase family protein: MARLLAIGDVHGCLTALETLLGVVKPTEDDEIVMLGDYIDRGPDSRGVIEYLRKHQLAENWTLLRGNHEIMMVQARHSRSDRRFWQAVGGQEALESYADHVNGPTIESVPDAHWLFLDRLSDWYETEEFIFVHAGLHPDRPLQNQETNDLHWEVLNPERFRPHCSGKTIVCGHTEQRNGTPLVLPGVICLDTWAYGNGWLTCMDLISGKYWQANDLGEVRAEC, translated from the coding sequence ATGGCACGATTATTGGCAATTGGCGATGTGCACGGCTGCCTGACTGCACTGGAAACATTGCTGGGGGTGGTGAAGCCCACGGAAGATGATGAAATTGTAATGCTGGGCGACTACATTGATCGTGGCCCTGATAGTCGTGGGGTAATTGAATACCTTCGGAAGCACCAACTGGCTGAAAACTGGACCCTCCTGCGTGGGAATCACGAAATCATGATGGTGCAGGCACGCCACTCGCGGAGTGATCGGCGATTCTGGCAGGCCGTGGGTGGTCAGGAAGCGTTGGAATCGTATGCGGATCATGTGAATGGCCCCACGATTGAAAGTGTTCCGGATGCCCACTGGTTATTTTTGGATCGTCTGTCCGACTGGTACGAAACGGAAGAGTTCATTTTTGTGCACGCGGGTCTTCATCCGGATCGCCCACTTCAGAATCAGGAGACCAACGATCTTCATTGGGAAGTGCTGAATCCGGAGCGTTTTCGGCCCCACTGTTCGGGGAAAACAATTGTTTGTGGGCACACCGAGCAACGAAATGGCACCCCACTGGTGCTGCCAGGGGTAATTTGTCTGGATACCTGGGCCTATGGCAATGGCTGGCTGACCTGCATGGACCTTATCAGCGGTAAGTACTGGCAGGCCAACGACTTAGGCGAAGTGCGGGCAGAATGTTGA
- the thpR gene encoding RNA 2',3'-cyclic phosphodiesterase: protein MPKVRAFIAFDLSSGSQSNVSRLLETLQNDPHGGQVKWMVPDLMHITLHFLGQIPSRDVVPLCRLLDNVGKKIPPFRVMLKGLGGFPNNRRPKILWAGMTEGAEPLEKLHDALATRLEEMGEYRRESRGYTPHLTLGRLNKEADQDYWSTIIQKYEKWDGGYSHVSEILLYQSELRHDGPQYSIIGRADLRG from the coding sequence ATGCCGAAGGTGCGTGCCTTCATTGCGTTTGATTTGTCGTCCGGCAGCCAGAGTAATGTCAGCAGGCTGCTGGAAACGCTGCAAAACGACCCCCACGGCGGGCAGGTCAAGTGGATGGTGCCCGATTTAATGCACATCACCTTGCACTTTCTCGGCCAGATTCCATCCCGCGATGTAGTGCCACTGTGCCGCCTGCTGGACAATGTGGGCAAAAAGATCCCACCGTTCCGGGTGATGCTGAAAGGACTTGGTGGCTTTCCGAACAACCGGCGACCGAAAATCCTCTGGGCGGGCATGACTGAAGGTGCCGAACCACTGGAAAAATTGCACGATGCCCTTGCCACTCGGCTGGAAGAGATGGGGGAATACCGCCGCGAATCGCGTGGTTACACCCCCCACCTGACCCTGGGACGATTGAACAAGGAAGCTGACCAGGACTACTGGAGCACCATCATTCAGAAATATGAGAAATGGGACGGTGGCTACTCTCACGTCAGCGAGATTCTGCTGTACCAGAGTGAACTTCGCCACGACGGCCCACAGTACAGCATCATCGGCCGCGCAGACCTGCGGGGATAA